The following proteins are encoded in a genomic region of Dasypus novemcinctus isolate mDasNov1 chromosome 3, mDasNov1.1.hap2, whole genome shotgun sequence:
- the LIN52 gene encoding protein lin-52 homolog isoform X2 has product MGWKMASPTDGTDLEASLLSFEKLDRASPDLWPEQLPGVAEFAASFKSPITSSPPKWMAEIERDDIDMLKELGSLTIANLMEKVRGLQNLAYQLGLDECNWCFTNEKKHLKVL; this is encoded by the exons ATGGGCTGGAAGATGGCGTCTCCCACAGACG GGACAGATCTGGAAGCATCTTTGCTAAGTTTTGAAAAACTTGACCGTGCCTCACCAGACCTTTGGCCAGAACAAT tacCAGGTGTTGCTGAATTTGCAGCTTCCTTCAAAAGT CCTATCACTAGCTCTCCACCCAAATGGATGGCTGAAATAGAACGTGATGACATTGACATGTTGAAAG AACTGGGCAGCCTCACCATTGCTAATTTAATGGAGAAGGTACGAGGCCTACAGAATCTGGCCTATCAGCTGGGGCTGGATGAGT GTAATTGGTGTTTCACTAATGAGAAGAAACATTTGAAGGTCTTGTAA
- the LIN52 gene encoding protein lin-52 homolog isoform X4, translating to MGWKMASPTDGTDLEASLLSFEKLDRASPDLWPEQLPGVAEFAASFKSPITSSPPKWMAEIERDDIDMLKELGSLTIANLMEKVRGLQNLAYQLGLDE from the exons ATGGGCTGGAAGATGGCGTCTCCCACAGACG GGACAGATCTGGAAGCATCTTTGCTAAGTTTTGAAAAACTTGACCGTGCCTCACCAGACCTTTGGCCAGAACAAT tacCAGGTGTTGCTGAATTTGCAGCTTCCTTCAAAAGT CCTATCACTAGCTCTCCACCCAAATGGATGGCTGAAATAGAACGTGATGACATTGACATGTTGAAAG AACTGGGCAGCCTCACCATTGCTAATTTAATGGAGAAGGTACGAGGCCTACAGAATCTGGCCTATCAGCTGGGGCTGGATGAGT